A single genomic interval of Pogoniulus pusillus isolate bPogPus1 chromosome 24, bPogPus1.pri, whole genome shotgun sequence harbors:
- the WEE1 gene encoding wee1-like protein kinase yields MSFFSLQQAAPPRRVSARRAAAPIRQKLLFLGGNSDCEEEEEDEEEEGGSSGNSTGEDSAFQEADSPLSSTRTPARGDPPLLEEEEEMEPVAATALPDEGDSWEEEGFGSSPVKSPGTYFMAGSPSPPPPHKGRRCCGHSPPHPAASGYRSRSEEPSSPLPDYPGTPPHKTFRKLRLFDTPHTPKSLLSKAQGIGSSSVKLRVGSLFMNVGKSEKQEEDIRQTPHVNINPFTPDSMFLHNSEGKCRRRKRMHWNDSCGEDMEASDGEPEDETIRPAKRITITESNMKSRYATEFHELEKIGSGEFGSVFKCVKRLDGCIYAIKRSKKPLAGSVDEQNALREVYAHAVLGQHSHVVRYYSAWAEDDHMLIQNEYCNGGSLADAISENYRNMRYFTEPELKDLLLQVARGLKYIHSMSLVHMDIKPSNIFISRTSVPSATSEEGDDDDWSSDRVVFKIGDLGHVTRVSSPQVEEGDSRFLANEVLQENYTHLPKADIFALALTVVCAAGAEPLPTNGDQWHEIRQGKLPRIPQVLSQELLDLLKVMINPDPEKRPSAVALVKHSVLLSAAKKSAEQLRIELNAEKFKNSLLQKELKKAQMAKAAAEERALFTDRMATRSTTQNRPSRLIGKKMNRSVSLTIY; encoded by the exons ATGAGCTTCTTCAGCTTGCAACAGGCGGCGCCGCCGCGGCGGGTTTCGGCCCGGCGGGCGGCCGCCCCGATTCGGCAGAAGCTGCTGTTTCTGGGCGGCAACAGTGACTgcgaagaggaggaggaggacgaggAAGAGGAAGGCGGCAGCAGCGGCAACAGCACCGGCGAAGACTCAGCCTTCCAGGAGGCGGACTCGCCGCTCTCATCGACTCGGACCCCGGCGCGAGGCGACCCGcccctgctggaggaggaggaggagatggagcccGTGGCGGCGACGGCGCTGCCGGACGAGGGAGACTCGTGGGAGGAGGAAGGGTTCGGCTCCTCACCGGTAAAGTCGCCTGGAACCTATTTCATGGCCGGGTCGCCCTCACCGCCGCCCCCTCACAAGGGCCGCCGCTGCTGCGGACACTCTCCGCCACACCCGGCAGCTAGCGGTTACCGATCACGGAGCGAGGAGCCAAGTTCGCCGCTGCCCGACTACCCCGGCACCCCGCCTCACAAGACTTTCCGCAAGTTGCGTCTCTTCGACACCCCGCACACCCCCAAG AGTTTGCTTTCTAAAGCACAAGGAATAGGCTCTAGCTCAGTCAAACTTCGAGTGGGCTCTCTTTTTATGAATGTTGGGAAATCAGAGAAGCAAGAAGAAGATATTAGACAAACACCTCATGTGAACATCAATCCCTTCACTCCTGATTCCATGTTCCTTCACAACTCTGAAGGAAAATGTCGGAGGAGGAAGCGAATGCACTGGAATGA CTCCTGTGGTGAGGACATGGAAGCAAGTGACGGAGAGCCTGAAGATGAAACTATCAGACCTGCTAAG AGGATAACAATAACGGAAAGTAACATGAAGTCACGGTATGCGACTGAATTTCATGAATTGGAGAAGATTGGATCTGGTGAATTTGGTTCTGTGTTTAAGTGTGTGAAGAGGCTTGATGGCTGTATTTATGCAATAAAGCGGTCCAAGAAACCCTTAGCTGGCTCTGTGGATGA ACAAAATGCTTTAAGGGAGGTCTATGCACATGCAGTGCTGGGACAGCATTCTCATGTAGTAAGATATTACTCTGCATGGGCAGAAGATGACCATATGCTTATACAGAATGAATACTGCAATG GTGGCAGTTTAGCAGATGCCATAAGTGAAAATTACAGGAACATGCGTTATTTTACTGAACCAGAACTGAAGGACTTGCTACTTCAGGTAGCTCGAGGCTTAAAGTACATTCATTCAATGTCACTGGTACACATGGATATCAAACCTA GTAATATTTTCATATCTAGAACATCAGTCCCAAGTGCAACGTCAGAGGAAGGTGATGATGATGACTGGTCATCTGATAGGGTCGTATTTAAAATAG GTGACCTTGGTCATGTAACTCGAGTATCTAGTCCACAAGTGGAAGAAGGTGATAGCCGTTTCCTTGCAAATGAAGTCCTACAAGAG AACTACACTCATTTGCCGAAAGCAGATATTTTTGCTCTTGCTCTGACTgttgtctgtgctgctggagctgaaccACTTCCAACCAATGGAGACCAATGGCATGAAATTCGACAAGGAAAACTACCTAGAATACCACAAGTGCTTTCTCAAGAGTTACTTGACTTGCTAAAA gTTATGATTAATCCAGATCCAGAGAAAAGGCCTTCAGCTGTGGCACTAGTTAAGCATTCagtgcttctctctgctgctaaAAAGAGTGCAGAGCAGCTTCGGATAGAACTGAACGCTGAAAAATTCAAAAACTCTCTCTTGCAGAA